The DNA region AATTCCATCcaattcaatccaattcatactGTAAATGACAAATAAGATAATATGATTCCCCCCTCCCTAATTTTTTCAGCCCTAAAAGTAAGAAATTAAGATAGAAACAATCAatcaacataataataataataataatatcagaCCTTCTAAGATATGGTCTCCGGGGCCGACGGAGGAATCACCACAAACGTCGCAAACGACTCTGCCGCGGATTTCGCCGGTCCATGCAGTCACAACGCCGGAGGTCATAAACAGTGCCCAAAGGAAAATCCACAGCGCCAAATTCTTCGACGGAGATTCCATTACCATTAACCGCTGTtgcgatcttcttcttctctcagCAGCActgtactctctctctctttctgcCAAAGACCACCGACGGCCTTCCAAATTGTTTGatcaaaagattaattattatatctctCTCTATTTAATACTATTCTCataaattatatcattaattattttatttattgactttttaatttaaaaagtcaGTTAAATTCAAGTGTacttactttaaattttaaatattgaattcttaaatttaaatttattatatatgaatttagtTCACTATCACGCAACCTTgccaatttataaatatatttatttatatcttaatgtaaatataaaatgtgtatAAGAAACTggtgaataaatataaattattcattataaaatattaacttttagaatttttaaaaaaaaaattaatttatctataatgatgcttaaagtCAACCAATACCACATTAATCCACGTCATCCTTAAGTATAATTAACGTCATCAGTTATTTTCTCTTCTCTTACtctctttttcttaattaaattttaaattttaaagattataaatatattttatctttttttttctaattattttctctctcattaattatatatattctcactaatcataaaatatatatttttattaataatttatatatattatattattttcattattaattttatataaaacattttatcttttattatacatttttttctctataatatatatatatatatataatattttctttattaatataaaaatcaactaattaataataaatattaaatacaatatatatatacactcataaaattatttcaagaaTCTTAAGTGGTTTAAcgggttaaagtgttcacattgtTATGTATGACACTAGGGTTCGAATCCCagggttaaagtgttcacatttttaTGTATGACACTAGGGTTCGAATCCCAAAACAACATGTAAATTTAgacgcaacttttaaacaaaggatACGAGACATCTggaaatgtgaggtcacgagataaaagtcgggtggtgggtggtttgtcgagtgagaggtcggaattagtggttggtttgacgagcatttgaaagtgttaTGCCATGAGATGGAGGTCATGCGGGTGGAGATAAAAGATGTGTCATCAATCGAGGTCGACTAAAATTGATGGTGGTTCTTGAAGGGGATAAAAAAGATATATGATCAATTGAGGGATTAAGTGAGGTGTCAAGGGGATAAAATATaggttaatattaagtttaaaattaaacttaatttttacaaactaaaaccaattttaaattaattatacttaaataatattaattttatttaaaatatttatagataaaaaaatattttaactatatttttattcgtgtaAATGTATTTGCATCATACTAGTTTATGTAATAatgacaaattatttttaaaattctttagaGTTTTATGTAATACAAGTGTTATTTAATATCAAagttattaacatatatttaatatttaaagcATACAACTAACAAAAgctgtaaaatatttaaaattttcaactcGGATatgattaatgtttttatatctttatttgttaACGGTTATATACTTCTACCTACAtcattacaatttaattaaacGTAGATTGAAAGTTGGTCGATGATAAACTAATTTACGGGGATGGATGATGATACATTATAAGTTTCACTTCAATTCCTTCTTTAGTTTCAATATATGGAAAATCACATTGTTACTTTACCTATGAAAAAAATTGTGAGTCCTGGTTTAGTCTAAAATCAACCTTGTCTAATTTTCTGTAAAATTGAAAAGGTGCAAAAGGGAGTGCTTTGAATCATTTTTCTCTTAGGATTTCTTCTCATAAACCCCAATTTggtaatgaatttgaaaaagtGTCAAGAAAAACAGTTTCTATCATTGGTATGACAAGATGATATACTAGAGAAGTAGAAGATGGAATCGGGATAACCCATCTTTGATTCACAATTAAGAGGTGAAGTGGCAAAACAGAGGATTAAGACATAAACTTTCACTCTAAATGATGTTCATATAGGCTAAAGTAAGCAGCTTGATTCTCCTGTGTATGATATTTTGATTATTCAATGAGAAGAAGCTAGACTCTTGTTCCCATATTCATTAACATGGACCAAATATTCTTGAATATATGCTTTTTCAGATATTTGGAaagattatgatattttttattgaatttggaTAAATCAGTTAATGATAGATTATGTGAGTAAGTATTTTCCTTATATTTAAGGATAAACAGAACCAAACTGAAGGGGAGGGggattttccttaattttctcATCTTCAATATTAACCATTGATTTAACTAACACTACaacaaattgataaaataattgatgGTTATCTTTTTGCCACTGAGATTGGTAAAAATTTGACCAAGTCATCCATTTCCAAACACTAATCCAAACAGGATGTTGATGAAGTTATTCCAGTCATGAAGAAGacaattttcttttttggtTTCTTCagaaaccaaaaaaagaaaataaaaacttcaAGGAAAAACCTGGGTTTAGCTGTTTGCTTGTTGTATGTTGCTCTTCAATTGAAGATCGTAATCAGGATGGCAAACAGCTAGCTAGAGAAGAGGATAAATCAAATGTTCAGGTGTGTGTAATTGAAACTCTAAGGAACAATGAAGAACTGCTTCGGGTGTTGCAGGAAAGATCCCGATGGTAAAGAGAAGAAGGCCAAAGGAAAATCATTGAGGCAAACCCTTCATAATGCTAAGAAGTTATCTTCATTTGGCAACATGTCCATGAAAAGtggtatatattaatatcttctTCCTTTGGAATCTTCACATTTttaaattctgaaaaaaaaGAAGTGCAGATGCCAGCAAGAGAAGATACATTAATGAAGAGATAGCCAAAATTGGCAAAGGCAACATCACTTCCAAAAATTTCACCTTCAGGGAGCTCACAGCTGCTACCAAAAACTTCAATCCCGAATGTTTACTTGGAGAAGGTGGCTTCGGACGCGTCTACAAAGGCACCATCGAGAGTATGAACCAGGTAATGGTTAATTCAAGAGAATCAAGAAGGAACAAAAAAACAACCCTTGATCTGTTTTTGTTATTGGAAACAGGATGTTGCTGTGAAGCAGCTAAACAGGAATGGGTTTCAAGGAAATCGCGAATTTCTTATTGAGGTGTTATTATTGAGCCTTTTGCACCATCAAAACCTTGTCAATTTAGTAGGCTATTGCACAGAAGGTGTTCAAAGAATATTGGTTTATGAATATATGGCAAATGGCTCCCTTGAGGATCACCTTCTCGGTACCCTTCATGTTTCAATTCTTTCTGCTATTGATTGTCTGTATTGATTGACTCTTGGCTATTCTTTCAAGATCATTTGGCTCAAAATAAGAAGCCTTTGGAATGGAGCAACAGGATGAAGATTGCTGAAGGTGCAGCAAGAGGATTAGAATATTTGCATGAAACCGCCGATCCACCCGTGATCTATAGGGACTTCAAGGCGTCCAACATTCTCTTGGACGGAGAATTCAACCCAAAGTTATCTGACTTTGGACTGGCGAAGCTCGGTCCAACTGGGGACAAGACCCATGTCTCGACCAGAGTGATGGGAACCTACGGCTACTGTGCACCTGAATACGCGTTAACCGGACAGTTAACGACAAAATCAGATGTTTATAGCTATGGAGTTGTGTTCTTGGAGATAATAACGGGAAGGAGAGTTATTGATAATTCAAGACCTAGTGAAGAACAGAATCTTGTCACATGGGTATATGTTTCTTTTTGGGTTTTGATTGAGTTGAGGAAAAACAAcatctttcattttcattttgtagGCACAACCGTTGTTTAAGGATAAGAGAAAATTTAGTTTAATGGCAGACCCATTGTTAGAAGGAAAGTACCCAATAAGGGCATTGTATCAAGCTCTTGCAATCGCAGCCATGTGCCTGCAGGAAGAGGACGATGCTCGGCCGCTAATCAGCGACGTGGTGACCGCACTCGAGTTTTTGTCTTCCGGCGATAAAGACGAGGATGGAGATGATGAGGATGAAGCAGAATGAAGGAGGGCTGCTTTATTAGGGTTCCTTGTTTGAGCTCAGTTGTCAAATTTTAGTTTAGGGTTTGTTTTTGAGCTTAACACCTCATGAGGCGGCGACGGCGGCGGCGATGATGATAGCTAAATgggagttttatttatttaattatttttgttggcGGACGCTGCCGCCTGCCGGCGATTGTATTATAGAAGCAGAAAATGAACGGGTAAACTGGGATTTTGTTCTTTTAGCATAATTGTGATCTGTGTAAATATGGGTgttgtaacatttttttttatatttaggtTTTGCTCAAAATTATTGGACTTAACAGAATTTATAAAACGGCTGTTAGTTTTCTATGCATATTGGTATTTtcat from Impatiens glandulifera chromosome 5, dImpGla2.1, whole genome shotgun sequence includes:
- the LOC124940297 gene encoding probable serine/threonine-protein kinase PBL23, which translates into the protein MANGSLEDHLLDHLAQNKKPLEWSNRMKIAEGAARGLEYLHETADPPVIYRDFKASNILLDGEFNPKLSDFGLAKLGPTGDKTHVSTRVMGTYGYCAPEYALTGQLTTKSDVYSYGVVFLEIITGRRVIDNSRPSEEQNLVTWAQPLFKDKRKFSLMADPLLEGKYPIRALYQALAIAAMCLQEEDDARPLISDVVTALEFLSSGDKDEDGDDEDEAE